DNA from Sceloporus undulatus isolate JIND9_A2432 ecotype Alabama unplaced genomic scaffold, SceUnd_v1.1 scaffold_10613, whole genome shotgun sequence:
GATCCTTCCGGAAGCAAATACCTCCTGGACTGAGGAGACCTCCTGGACCAATAGGGTACCCTTTGATTGGAAACATACTAGAAGTGGGGAAGGATCCACATTTGAGTCTCAGCCAGATGAAGGAGAAATATGGGGATGTGATGAAGATACACATCGGCGTGACACCCGTGGTGGTCCTGAGTGGTCTGGAGACCATCAAGCAGGCCTTGTTGAAACAAGGGGAGGTATTCATGGGACGGCCTGACCTCAATACATTTCGTATCCTTGCTGAGACCCAGAGCTTTATCTTTGGGAGGGATTCGGGGGTCATGTGGCACGCTCGCAAGAAAATGGTGCAGAATGCCTTGAAGACCTTCTCTAGCTCTCCCAGCCTCACTTCTCCCTCCATTTGCCTCTTGGAGGAACATGTCTCCCAAGAAGCCAGCTACCTGGTCAGCAAGTTCCTGCAGGTGATGAAGGAAGAGGGCAGGTTCGATCCTTTCCAGTACATGGTAGTCTCTGTGGCCAATGTCATTTGCGCCCTCCTGTTTGGGAAGCGCTACAATCACGGCGATGAGGAATTACTCAGCATTACCAGCAAACTGGAAGAAATTGTGAAAATAGCTAGTTTGGGAAACCTAGCTGATTTCATCCCAGGGTTGCAGTATCTTCCTTGGATGTCCTTGAAAAGGTTTAAGACCTTACCCAGGAGCATCTATGGTGTGTTTGCACAGAAACATGTCAACAACCACTACGAGACATTCAGCAAGGTGAATGGAGGGTTTCCTTTTAAGAATTGGAACTTGTAGGGTTGAGGTTTCTTGTTCTGCACTCCAAAGAGTACACCATCAACTGTTGGGTTCAAATGACAAGAGAAGAGATTGTACCTAAATATCAGGAAGAATTTCATTACAGTAAAAGCCATTCAACAAGGGaatgcctcagagggtggtggactctttgGAGCTCTTGATGCAGAGTtggatggtcaggagtgctttaatggtgcattcctgtatggcagcgggttggattagatggtattttgtggtaccttccaactctatgattctattgttatTCTCCTTAATGTGGATATGACTGGGTTCCATAAACAGCACAAGCTCAGTAGTGGAGGCAAAGTGGAAGCATGTCTTGAAAAGTAGCCATCATCTGCCATCTAACCATTTATAGCCAGTACATCTTTGAGTTAAGATCACACTTCCAAACCTCAATCCTATGCAGGTTTCCTCAAGAGTGAGGAAGCTCCTTCTTACAAATGCTTTTTACATAtgcctcttttcctccttgtcctgtCTAGCTGATCGTTTCTGGCAGCCTTAGAGGATAGTGGAGCTGGGCTGGAGAAGCACAGACCTACAGCACTGTGCCTGCAGTTAGCAGTGCAATAAAACCTGATCATAGAAAGTATGGGGTTCTCCTCTAGTTGATCTTAGTGTGGCTGTGTGTTTGTCTACAATGGacaaaatgcattttggaagaagctacCCAATAGTCTCTAGGGCTGTgcctgcactatagaaataatccaggttgacactgctttaatggccatagtgccatgctatggaatcctgggaattgtaatttgttgtggcatgagacctctctgtcaaagaatgtttttgttttctcagttATATCAGGAGCTGATTGATCTTAGCAGGATAGGATCAGGAGGTCATAACTCTCTTCT
Protein-coding regions in this window:
- the LOC121918411 gene encoding cytochrome P450 1A5-like; this translates as MLVGNEKTISVAEILLAFAVFFLFLIILRSFRKQIPPGLRRPPGPIGYPLIGNILEVGKDPHLSLSQMKEKYGDVMKIHIGVTPVVVLSGLETIKQALLKQGEVFMGRPDLNTFRILAETQSFIFGRDSGVMWHARKKMVQNALKTFSSSPSLTSPSICLLEEHVSQEASYLVSKFLQVMKEEGRFDPFQYMVVSVANVICALLFGKRYNHGDEELLSITSKLEEIVKIASLGNLADFIPGLQYLPWMSLKRFKTLPRSIYGVFAQKHVNNHYETFSKDHIRDITDSLIAQSQEKKLVEKNNIQPPEKEILNLVNDLLGAGKPPSFQSWGKRFVVCCCVPSSHFQLMVTLMQTYYSWPFAFAVFTFVD